One genomic segment of Hordeum vulgare subsp. vulgare chromosome 2H, MorexV3_pseudomolecules_assembly, whole genome shotgun sequence includes these proteins:
- the LOC123430831 gene encoding probable purine permease 11: MADASAGNNAGSTSNAEVQIQIPAGPPKAEPGPPSKSSGAKNWRWWLMVSVDVFFVVAGQTSATLLARFYYHQGGSSKWISTFVQTAGFPILFLPLLCFPKSSDGGGASGDAPVAKVAVIYVVLGLIIAADDMMYASGLKYLPVSTYSLICASQLAFNVVFSYVLNSQKLTGLIFNAVILLTLSDALLGVNHDETEDMSGMPRGKYVMGFLLTLGASGTYSLILSLMQLTFENVIKKHTYTAVLNMQIYTALVATVASMVGLFASGEWRMMTEEMDTFRSGQFSYFMTLVWTAVSWQLTSVGVLGLVFEVSSLFSNVISTVSLPIVPLFAVLIFHDTMDGIKIIAMIIAAWGFVSYLMQHFIDDKKARKAAAAG, translated from the exons ATGGCCGACGCCAGCGCCGGCAACAATGCGGGCAGCACGAGCAACGCCGAGGTCCAGATACAGATCCCCGCAG GGCCACCCAAAGCCGAGCCAGGGCCACCatcgaagagctccggcgccaaGAACTGGCGGTGGTGGCTGATGGTGTCCGTGgacgtcttcttcgtcgtcgccGGCCAGACGTCCGCGACGCTGCTGGCGAGGTTCTACTACCACCAGGGCGGCAGCAGCAAGTGGATATCAACGTTCGTGCAGACCGCTGGCTTCCCCATATTGTTCCTGCCCCTCTTGTGTTTCCCCAAGTCGTCCGACGGCGGCGGCGCCAGCGGCGACGCTCCGGTCGCCAAGGTCGCCGTGATCTACGTTGTCCTGGGGCTCATCATAGCGGCCGACGACATGATGTACGCCAGCGGCCTCAAGTACCTCCCGGTGTCCACCTACTCGCTCATCTGCGCCAGCCAGCTGGCCTTCAACGTCGTCTTCTCCTACGTTCTCAACTCGCAGAAGCTCACCGGCCTCATCTTCAACGCCGTGATCCTGCTGACGCTGTCGGACGCGCTCCTGGGCGTCAACCACGACGAGACGGAGGACATGAGCGGCATGCCGAGGGGCAAGTACGTCATGGGCTTCCTGCTGACGCTGGGGGCGTCGGGCACCTACTCGCTCATCCTCTCCCTCATGCAGCTCACCTTCGAGAACGTCATCAAGAAGCACACCTACACGGCGGTCCTCAACATGCAGATCTACACGGCGCTCGTCGCCACCGTCGCCTCCATGGTCGGCCTCTTCGCCAGCGGCGAGTGGAGGATGATGACGGAGGAGATGGACACCTTCCGCTCAGGCCAGTTCTCCTACTTCATGACGCTCGTCTGGACGGCCGTGTCCTGGCAGCTCACCTCCGTCGGGGTGCTAGGCCTCGTCTTCGAGGTCTCCTCCCTCTTCTCCAACGTCATCAGCACCGTCTCGCTGCCCATCGTGCCCCTCTTCGCCGTCCTCATCTTCCATGACACCATGGATGGGATCAAGATCATAGCCATGATCATCGCCGCCTGGGGCTTCGTTTCCTATCTCATGCAACACTTCATCGATGACAAGAAAGCCAGGAAGGCGGCAGCTGCTGGCTAG